The Prosthecobacter sp. genome has a segment encoding these proteins:
- a CDS encoding GNAT family N-acetyltransferase produces MLIRQMTIGDYLQATELWQQASGVEVAEGDDFETLRGFLSRRHHSFVAVDKGEAIIGAVLCGDDGRRGYLYHLAVAAAHQRRGIGTVLVQHCLAALRGTGILRATILVELTNSAARAFWSSRGFEEISLALPMGVDL; encoded by the coding sequence ATGCTCATTCGCCAAATGACTATCGGAGATTATCTCCAAGCGACAGAGCTTTGGCAGCAGGCATCTGGTGTCGAGGTTGCCGAGGGTGATGATTTCGAGACTTTGCGGGGTTTCCTCAGCAGGCGGCATCACAGCTTCGTTGCGGTGGACAAGGGAGAGGCGATCATCGGCGCGGTGCTCTGTGGTGATGATGGCCGGAGAGGGTATCTTTACCATCTTGCCGTTGCCGCCGCCCATCAACGAAGAGGCATTGGGACTGTGCTGGTTCAGCACTGTCTGGCTGCTTTGCGAGGGACAGGGATTCTACGCGCCACCATTTTGGTAGAGCTCACCAACTCGGCAGCCAGAGCATTTTGGTCTTCTAGAGGATTCGAGGAGATTTCTCTCGCTTTGCCGATGGGGGTGGATCTTTGA
- a CDS encoding IS110 family transposase, which yields MTKRKRRLNAKIKAASAAAAKQGLNTITHPDAAGIDIGAEELVAAVPAGRCAGDTVRTFSSFTAGVEALRDWLITCGIKTAALESTGNYWVTTYSMLSDAGIEVCLVNARHVKGVPGKKTDVCDAQWLQQLHAAGLLRKSFRPDKDIVPLRYLMRHRSEIIAEAGRQTQLMQKVLTEMNLHIHHVFSDVDGVSAQAIITAILAGERNAERLAALRDKRCRSPKEKIIKALRGDYRCEYLFVLGQCQQRWTQCLAAIAACDEQIAALVKAVSGDTTAPPPSAPAEQHRLHKNTPATLPIYDEAFRFYGVDLSAVPGVSAGVLGVLMSEVGTGSQMKKAFRSAEAFSSWMGLCPDNRISGGKVLKAKTRKVPSRVARALRLAAQCVARSDNKIGEFCRRLKARLGKAEGIVATAHKLARIIYGMIKSGSAYDENEAFKVTPSSQAKRLLNLQKQAHSLGLQLVPAL from the coding sequence ATGACCAAGCGCAAAAGACGACTCAACGCAAAGATCAAGGCCGCCAGCGCTGCTGCGGCCAAGCAGGGACTCAACACCATCACCCATCCCGATGCGGCAGGCATCGACATCGGCGCGGAGGAACTGGTGGCCGCCGTGCCTGCGGGCCGCTGCGCGGGCGACACGGTGCGCACCTTCAGCAGTTTCACCGCTGGTGTTGAAGCGCTGCGTGACTGGCTCATCACCTGCGGCATCAAGACCGCCGCGCTGGAAAGCACCGGCAACTACTGGGTCACCACTTACAGTATGCTCAGCGATGCAGGCATTGAGGTGTGCCTGGTCAATGCACGCCATGTCAAAGGCGTGCCGGGCAAGAAGACCGATGTGTGCGATGCGCAGTGGCTCCAGCAGCTTCACGCCGCCGGGTTGTTGCGGAAGTCCTTCCGTCCCGACAAAGACATCGTGCCGCTGCGCTACCTCATGCGCCACCGCAGCGAGATCATCGCCGAGGCCGGGCGGCAGACGCAGCTCATGCAGAAAGTATTGACCGAGATGAACCTGCACATCCACCATGTGTTCAGCGATGTCGATGGTGTCAGCGCCCAGGCCATCATCACGGCCATCCTCGCCGGGGAGCGCAATGCGGAGCGGCTCGCCGCCCTGCGTGACAAGCGCTGCCGCAGTCCGAAGGAGAAGATCATCAAGGCACTGCGCGGCGACTACCGTTGCGAATACCTCTTTGTCTTGGGCCAGTGCCAGCAGCGCTGGACGCAGTGCCTCGCCGCCATCGCCGCGTGTGATGAGCAGATCGCCGCGCTGGTCAAAGCCGTGTCAGGCGACACCACAGCGCCACCACCCAGCGCCCCGGCCGAGCAGCACCGCCTCCACAAGAACACCCCGGCCACGCTGCCCATCTACGATGAGGCGTTCCGGTTCTACGGCGTGGACCTCAGCGCCGTGCCCGGCGTCAGCGCCGGAGTGCTCGGCGTGCTGATGAGCGAGGTCGGCACCGGCAGCCAGATGAAGAAAGCGTTCCGTAGCGCCGAAGCGTTCAGCTCCTGGATGGGGCTGTGTCCCGACAACCGCATCAGTGGAGGCAAAGTGCTCAAGGCCAAAACCCGCAAGGTGCCCAGCCGCGTCGCCCGTGCCCTGCGCCTCGCCGCGCAATGCGTGGCACGCAGCGACAACAAGATCGGCGAGTTTTGCCGCCGTCTCAAAGCACGCCTCGGCAAGGCCGAAGGCATCGTCGCCACCGCGCACAAGCTCGCACGCATCATCTACGGCATGATCAAGAGCGGCAGCGCCTACGACGAAAACGAGGCATTCAAAGTCACGCCCTCCAGCCAGGCCAAACGTCTGCTCAATCTACAAAAACAAGCCCACAGCCTCGGCCTCCAACTCGTTCCCGCCTTATAA
- a CDS encoding LLM class flavin-dependent oxidoreductase has product MSALPIRTPARKCEVAWFSALCSDDYEFLGVPDGSLRSNYEHCGDIVKKADALGYQNILLPSGWIAGQDALAFAAAMAPQTSQINQLVALRMGEVWPPMLARAIATVDHIAQGRLCINIISSDMPGMKESNEVRYARASEIIQILQGLWRTDGPFEWKGEFYNISLPNTEPAKPYQQNGGPLMYFGGISPAAQELCAKHCDVFLMWPETEDRIAETMRVMSEKAAAYGRQIDFGFRAHVIVRETEAEARAAADRLISKLDAAKGAEIKARSQDSQSAGVKRQDELRAQSTDLYIEDHLWSGIGLARSGCASAIVGDPAQVLAKLNRYMDMGMRAFILSGYPHLDECDLFAKHVLPNLPTCRLNELQGRRVPDPVTPLTTAERR; this is encoded by the coding sequence ATGAGTGCTCTACCCATCCGCACCCCCGCGCGCAAGTGCGAAGTCGCCTGGTTCTCCGCGCTCTGCTCTGACGACTACGAGTTTCTCGGCGTACCGGACGGCTCCCTCCGCTCGAATTACGAGCACTGTGGCGACATCGTGAAGAAGGCGGATGCCCTTGGCTATCAAAACATCCTGCTGCCCTCCGGCTGGATCGCCGGGCAGGACGCGCTCGCCTTTGCCGCTGCCATGGCACCGCAGACCTCGCAGATCAATCAGCTCGTCGCCCTCCGCATGGGCGAAGTCTGGCCCCCCATGCTCGCACGCGCCATCGCCACCGTCGATCACATCGCCCAAGGCCGCCTGTGCATCAACATCATCTCCTCCGACATGCCCGGCATGAAGGAAAGCAACGAAGTCCGCTACGCCCGCGCCAGCGAGATCATCCAGATCCTCCAGGGCCTGTGGCGCACCGATGGCCCCTTCGAGTGGAAGGGCGAGTTCTACAACATCTCCCTCCCCAACACCGAACCCGCCAAGCCTTACCAGCAAAATGGCGGCCCTCTCATGTACTTCGGCGGCATCTCGCCCGCTGCGCAGGAATTGTGCGCAAAGCATTGCGATGTCTTCCTCATGTGGCCCGAAACCGAAGACCGCATCGCCGAAACCATGCGCGTCATGTCTGAAAAAGCCGCCGCCTATGGTCGCCAGATCGACTTCGGCTTCCGCGCGCATGTCATCGTCCGCGAAACCGAAGCCGAGGCACGCGCCGCCGCCGACCGCCTCATCTCCAAGCTCGATGCCGCCAAAGGTGCGGAGATCAAAGCACGCTCGCAGGACAGTCAAAGCGCCGGGGTGAAGCGCCAGGACGAACTCCGTGCGCAAAGCACCGATCTCTACATCGAAGACCACCTCTGGAGCGGCATCGGCCTCGCGAGAAGCGGCTGCGCCAGCGCCATCGTCGGCGATCCCGCTCAAGTCCTCGCCAAACTCAACCGCTACATGGACATGGGCATGCGCGCCTTCATCCTCAGCGGCTATCCGCACCTCGACGAGTGCGACCTCTTCGCCAAGCATGTGCTCCCCAATCTCCCCACCTGCCGCCTGAACGAACTTCAGGGCCGCCGCGTGCCCGATCCAGTGACTCCGCTCACGACGGCTGAGCGAAGATGA
- a CDS encoding ROK family protein, producing MILLDRTTSNRLFIRMRKNPVFQHEMLGAAVLHVRSGRATSRTTLARELGISPSTVGLYVDQLIAGGFLNESGLNQGPMGRPRRILTTVAAAGWFAGVEFNAQRIQAVGVDFSGQVVAAVAQSLPAEVTADLVIQTILTLVRKLAASMQGALLSVGLGVPGLVDAQAGVGLYYAFIPDWNQVPVGEKISGMLKVPVILQNNLRAIALAERWFGLGHELNHYVILGPRSGFGIAMVQDGKLIEGAHHAAGEVGRWPWPLDSGTGKRQELHHALSAPATWRRLAGVGPQAKLPEDLRAALAALADEEGAVWDEVCADFARVIGCLHMIADTGVFILHGPLTALGERFCDSIVQAANFMMPALSTVPLKVTPSTLGDDAGALGAASLAMEAWAPP from the coding sequence TTGATCCTGCTGGACAGAACAACGAGCAACAGGCTTTTTATTCGAATGCGTAAAAACCCGGTCTTCCAACATGAAATGCTCGGAGCGGCTGTTTTGCATGTGCGCAGCGGACGTGCCACCTCCCGCACGACATTGGCCAGGGAACTGGGGATTTCGCCCTCCACCGTCGGGTTGTATGTGGACCAGTTGATTGCCGGGGGCTTTTTGAACGAGTCAGGATTGAACCAGGGGCCGATGGGACGCCCGCGGCGTATTTTGACCACCGTGGCGGCGGCGGGCTGGTTTGCCGGAGTGGAGTTCAATGCCCAGCGGATCCAGGCCGTGGGAGTGGACTTCTCAGGGCAGGTGGTGGCCGCCGTTGCGCAATCGCTGCCAGCGGAGGTGACCGCCGATCTGGTGATCCAGACGATTCTCACGCTAGTGAGGAAGCTGGCAGCATCGATGCAAGGGGCGCTGCTCTCGGTCGGATTAGGAGTCCCCGGATTGGTGGATGCCCAGGCCGGCGTGGGATTGTACTACGCCTTCATCCCTGACTGGAATCAGGTGCCGGTGGGCGAAAAAATCAGCGGCATGCTCAAGGTTCCCGTCATCCTGCAAAACAACCTGCGCGCCATTGCGCTGGCGGAGCGCTGGTTTGGCCTGGGGCATGAGCTGAACCACTACGTGATCTTGGGACCGCGCAGCGGTTTCGGCATCGCGATGGTGCAGGACGGCAAACTGATCGAAGGCGCGCATCATGCCGCTGGTGAGGTGGGCCGCTGGCCGTGGCCGCTGGACAGCGGGACGGGGAAACGCCAGGAGTTGCATCATGCGCTCAGCGCGCCGGCGACCTGGCGGCGGCTGGCGGGGGTGGGGCCGCAGGCGAAGCTGCCGGAGGATCTGCGCGCGGCACTGGCAGCACTGGCAGATGAGGAGGGTGCTGTGTGGGATGAGGTGTGCGCGGACTTTGCCAGGGTCATCGGCTGTCTGCATATGATCGCCGACACCGGAGTCTTCATCCTGCACGGTCCCCTGACGGCGCTGGGGGAGCGGTTCTGCGACTCGATTGTTCAGGCGGCGAATTTCATGATGCCCGCGTTGTCCACCGTTCCATTGAAAGTGACACCTTCGACCCTTGGAGACGATGCGGGCGCGCTCGGTGCGGCGAGTCTGGCGATGGAAGCCTGGGCGCCTCCTTGA
- the cls gene encoding cardiolipin synthase has protein sequence MLGFEFTYWTATLAVVSIIGAVLALVHLLLQHRDYRSAAFWTALIVLSPLIGPLLYLFLGINSLRRRGRHYRRSTHEPWRDPVPEHPLPFVADSSCAAQEHQQLARTLDRISRFCFTKGNRVVPLCNGDEAMRRMLAAIRGAQHSISLASYIFEAIGIGAEFVTELSDAVKRGVQVRVMVDDAGTRYSWPPVIEALKKAGVNARRFMPNRMILRLITMNLRNHRKIMVVDGRTAFTGGMNIREGNMISRKPAHPVHDLHFEVTGPCVAQIQRVFAEDWTFCTGEALEGPLWFPDLTGTGQTSVIGIVDGPDEDMEVMPAAFFAALNAAREEVKIITPYFLPTAVLAASLRLCAIRGVKVTILTPAQNNIPFVAWAAQTLYPDLLAVGCRIFESPPPFDHSKFFLIDGVWSFLGSTNWDPRSLRLNFEFNIGCHDAELGHRLAAVMDAKLASSREITCELLEAAPVRQRLRNGFARLFIPAL, from the coding sequence ATGCTCGGATTCGAATTCACCTACTGGACCGCGACGCTGGCCGTGGTCTCCATCATCGGCGCGGTGCTGGCGCTGGTTCACCTGCTGCTGCAGCATCGGGATTACCGCTCGGCGGCGTTCTGGACGGCGCTCATTGTGCTCTCGCCGCTGATCGGGCCGCTGCTGTATCTGTTTCTGGGCATCAACAGCCTGCGGCGGCGCGGCAGGCACTACCGCCGCAGCACCCACGAGCCGTGGCGTGATCCAGTGCCGGAGCATCCCCTGCCCTTCGTGGCGGACAGCAGTTGCGCGGCGCAGGAGCACCAGCAGCTCGCACGCACGCTGGACCGCATCTCGCGCTTCTGCTTCACCAAGGGCAACCGCGTGGTCCCGCTGTGCAACGGCGACGAGGCCATGCGGCGCATGCTGGCGGCGATCCGCGGCGCGCAGCACAGCATTTCACTGGCCAGCTACATCTTCGAGGCCATCGGCATCGGCGCGGAATTTGTGACGGAGCTGTCCGACGCGGTGAAGCGCGGCGTGCAGGTGCGGGTGATGGTGGATGACGCGGGCACGCGCTACTCGTGGCCGCCGGTGATCGAGGCGCTGAAAAAGGCCGGGGTGAACGCGCGGCGCTTCATGCCGAACCGCATGATCCTGCGCCTGATCACGATGAACCTGCGCAACCACCGCAAGATCATGGTGGTGGACGGTCGCACCGCCTTCACGGGCGGCATGAACATCCGCGAGGGGAACATGATCTCCCGCAAGCCCGCACATCCGGTGCATGATCTGCATTTCGAAGTTACAGGACCATGCGTGGCACAGATCCAGCGTGTGTTTGCCGAGGACTGGACCTTCTGCACCGGCGAAGCGCTCGAAGGCCCGCTGTGGTTCCCCGATCTGACAGGCACCGGCCAGACCAGTGTCATCGGCATCGTCGATGGTCCGGATGAAGACATGGAGGTCATGCCTGCCGCCTTTTTCGCCGCGCTCAATGCCGCGCGCGAAGAAGTGAAGATCATCACCCCCTACTTCCTGCCCACCGCCGTGCTCGCGGCCTCGTTGCGCCTGTGCGCGATCCGCGGGGTGAAGGTGACCATCCTCACCCCGGCGCAGAACAACATCCCCTTCGTCGCCTGGGCGGCGCAGACCTTGTATCCCGATCTCCTGGCCGTCGGCTGCCGCATTTTTGAATCCCCTCCACCCTTTGACCACTCGAAGTTCTTCCTCATCGACGGTGTCTGGTCCTTCCTCGGCTCCACCAACTGGGATCCACGCAGCCTGCGCCTGAATTTTGAATTCAACATCGGCTGCCACGACGCCGAGCTGGGCCACCGCCTCGCCGCGGTGATGGACGCCAAGCTCGCCAGCAGCCGCGAGATCACCTGTGAGCTGCTGGAAGCCGCCCCGGTCCGGCAGCGCCTGCGCAACGGTTTCGCACGGCTGTTCATCCCCGCGTTGTGA
- the dprA gene encoding DNA-processing protein DprA produces the protein MTRTEAYLALNLLPQVGPVRVRKLLQHFGSPERILTAKSSEILQVEGFGLAQAESIAGWEAQIDLSGELQKIHDRELTLLTQEDELYPPLLREIHDPPVVLYVWGNLTKRDHNALGVVGSRHATHYGLNATKKLSFQIAYAGYVVISGLARGIDTAAHEAALAAKGRTIAILGSGIGKLYPPENMALAERIAQNGAVVSEYPVDRIADKQTFPYRNRIVAGWSCGLIVVEAPLRSGSLITAQQATEQGRTVYAVPGPIDKPTSAGCNRLIQQGAKLIMDGADVLDDLMTLFPTAPHAPKTEESRPAVTLTLEEEILYQAIRTDEAHINDITTASGLTPATVSATLMRLEMKRLIRALPGRRYVRLV, from the coding sequence ATGACCCGCACGGAGGCTTACCTCGCGCTCAACCTGCTCCCACAGGTCGGACCTGTGCGCGTCCGCAAGCTCCTGCAGCACTTCGGCAGCCCCGAGCGCATCCTCACTGCCAAGTCATCTGAGATTCTCCAAGTCGAAGGCTTCGGCCTCGCTCAAGCAGAGAGCATCGCCGGATGGGAAGCGCAGATCGACCTCAGTGGCGAACTGCAAAAGATCCACGACCGCGAGCTCACGCTCCTCACGCAGGAGGACGAACTCTATCCACCGCTGCTGCGCGAGATCCACGACCCGCCCGTCGTCCTCTATGTTTGGGGCAATCTCACCAAGCGCGATCACAACGCCCTCGGCGTCGTCGGCAGCCGCCATGCCACGCATTACGGCCTCAATGCCACCAAGAAACTCAGCTTTCAGATCGCGTATGCCGGTTACGTCGTCATCAGCGGCCTTGCACGCGGCATCGACACCGCCGCGCATGAAGCCGCCCTTGCCGCCAAAGGCCGCACCATCGCCATCCTCGGTTCTGGCATCGGTAAACTGTATCCACCGGAGAACATGGCCCTAGCCGAACGCATCGCACAAAACGGCGCGGTCGTGAGCGAGTATCCTGTCGATCGCATCGCCGACAAACAAACCTTTCCCTACCGCAATCGCATCGTCGCCGGCTGGAGTTGCGGCTTGATCGTCGTCGAGGCTCCGCTGCGCAGCGGCTCGCTCATCACCGCACAGCAAGCCACTGAGCAAGGCCGCACCGTGTATGCCGTGCCCGGCCCCATCGACAAACCGACCTCCGCCGGCTGCAACCGCCTCATCCAGCAGGGCGCCAAGCTCATCATGGATGGCGCCGACGTGCTCGATGATCTGATGACGCTCTTCCCCACCGCGCCGCACGCGCCGAAGACGGAAGAATCCCGCCCCGCCGTCACCCTCACGCTGGAGGAAGAGATCCTCTACCAGGCCATCCGCACCGACGAGGCCCACATCAACGACATCACCACCGCCTCCGGCCTGACCCCCGCCACCGTGTCAGCGACGCTGATGCGCCTCGAAATGAAACGCCTCATCCGCGCCCTGCCGGGACGGCGGTATGTGCGGCTGGTTTGA
- a CDS encoding rhodanese-like domain-containing protein: MKKLIALAFALVASSVFAAEFPDISIADLKQAIADKKVTVIDVNGAASYANGHIPSAVNFATQKDSLASVLPSDKGALVVAYCGGPACSAYKAAANKASELGYTNVKHLSAGISGWKAAKESLEK, translated from the coding sequence ATGAAGAAACTCATTGCCCTCGCTTTCGCGCTCGTCGCCTCCTCCGTGTTCGCCGCCGAGTTCCCGGACATCAGCATCGCCGACCTCAAGCAGGCCATTGCCGACAAGAAGGTCACCGTCATCGACGTGAATGGTGCTGCCTCCTATGCCAACGGCCACATCCCCAGCGCAGTCAACTTCGCCACCCAGAAGGACAGCCTCGCCAGTGTGCTCCCTTCTGACAAGGGTGCCCTCGTCGTCGCCTATTGCGGTGGTCCTGCCTGCAGCGCCTATAAGGCCGCCGCCAACAAGGCCAGCGAACTCGGCTACACCAACGTGAAGCACCTCTCCGCTGGCATCTCCGGCTGGAAGGCCGCCAAAGAGTCCTTGGAGAAATAA
- a CDS encoding pyridoxamine 5'-phosphate oxidase family protein, with protein MSKQYENISSELAAWLAEQRMFFVATAPLSRDGHLNLSPKGGDSFRVLGPLEVVYQDYTGSGVETAAHVRENGRIVVMFCAFAGSPKILRLHGHGTVLTPGDDRFTEMESLFPANPGTRAFIHVAVTRVVDSCGWAVPVYDFRYHRDTLDQWATNQGLDNLNAYRATKNQTSIDGLPAFNRNAPE; from the coding sequence ATGAGTAAACAATACGAAAACATCAGCTCCGAACTCGCAGCTTGGCTAGCCGAGCAGCGCATGTTCTTTGTTGCGACAGCGCCCCTTTCTCGTGACGGCCACCTCAACCTGTCGCCCAAGGGTGGCGATTCATTCCGCGTGCTCGGACCATTGGAAGTGGTCTATCAGGACTACACCGGCAGCGGTGTTGAAACCGCCGCCCACGTCCGCGAGAATGGTCGCATCGTTGTCATGTTTTGTGCTTTTGCCGGCTCTCCCAAGATTCTCCGACTGCACGGGCACGGCACGGTTCTCACACCCGGTGATGACAGATTCACCGAGATGGAATCATTGTTTCCAGCCAACCCTGGCACCCGTGCCTTCATTCACGTCGCAGTCACTCGTGTCGTGGATTCTTGCGGCTGGGCTGTGCCAGTTTACGACTTTCGCTACCATCGCGACACGCTCGACCAATGGGCTACCAATCAAGGCCTGGATAACCTCAACGCATACCGCGCGACCAAGAACCAGACTAGCATTGATGGACTTCCCGCATTCAACCGCAACGCTCCTGAGTAA